Proteins from a genomic interval of Gordonia sp. SL306:
- the sdhA gene encoding succinate dehydrogenase flavoprotein subunit, whose translation MQEHRYDVVIVGAGGAGMRAAIESAPRARTAVLTKLYPTRSHTGAAQGGMCAALANVEEDNWEWHTFDTVKGGDYLADQDAVEIMAKEAIDAVLDLEKMGLPFNRTPEGKIDQRRFGGHTRDHGKSPVRRACYAADRTGHMILQTLYQNCVKNDVEFFNEFYALDICLGENENGESVATGVVAYELSTGEIHVFHAKSIVFATGGSGRMYKTTSNAHTLTGDGMGIVFRKGLPLEDMEFHQFHPTGLAGLGILISEAVRGEGGILRNADGERFMERYAPTIKDLAPRDIVARSMVLEVLEGRGAGPNKDYVYIDVTHLGEDVLNEKLPDITEFARTYLGVDPVTEYVPVYPTCHYVMGGIPTNIEGQVLRNNDEVVHGLYAAGECACVSVHGANRLGTNSLLDINVFGRRAGIAAAEYATSADFVELPENPTHMVDNWLELMLSDHGHERVADIRTELQVTMDNNASVFRTEETLKQALTDVHALKERYSHVRVHDKGKRFNSDLLEAIELGFLLEMAEVTVVGALNRKESRGGHAREDYPDRDDVNYMRHTMAYKKGTDLLSDIELDYKPVVQTRYEPMERKY comes from the coding sequence ATGCAGGAACATCGCTACGACGTGGTCATCGTGGGGGCAGGCGGCGCCGGGATGCGCGCCGCCATCGAGTCCGCGCCCCGCGCCCGGACCGCAGTCCTGACCAAGCTCTACCCCACCCGCAGCCACACCGGCGCCGCTCAGGGCGGTATGTGCGCCGCACTGGCGAATGTGGAAGAAGACAACTGGGAGTGGCACACCTTCGACACCGTCAAGGGCGGCGACTACCTCGCCGACCAGGACGCGGTCGAGATCATGGCCAAGGAGGCCATCGACGCGGTCCTCGACCTCGAGAAGATGGGACTCCCCTTCAACCGGACCCCCGAGGGCAAGATCGATCAGCGCCGATTCGGCGGCCACACCCGCGACCACGGCAAGTCCCCCGTCCGCCGTGCGTGCTACGCCGCCGACCGCACCGGCCACATGATCCTGCAGACCCTGTATCAGAACTGCGTCAAGAACGACGTCGAGTTCTTCAACGAGTTCTACGCGCTCGACATCTGCCTCGGTGAGAACGAGAACGGCGAGTCGGTGGCGACAGGCGTCGTCGCGTACGAGCTGTCGACCGGCGAGATCCACGTGTTCCATGCCAAGTCGATCGTGTTCGCGACCGGCGGTTCGGGACGCATGTACAAGACCACATCCAATGCCCACACCCTCACCGGTGACGGCATGGGCATCGTCTTCCGCAAGGGACTTCCCTTGGAGGACATGGAGTTCCATCAATTCCATCCGACCGGCCTGGCCGGCCTGGGCATCCTCATCTCCGAGGCCGTCCGCGGCGAGGGCGGCATCCTGCGCAACGCCGACGGCGAGCGCTTCATGGAGCGCTACGCGCCGACCATCAAGGACCTCGCCCCACGCGACATCGTGGCCCGGTCGATGGTTCTCGAGGTTCTCGAAGGACGCGGCGCCGGGCCGAACAAGGACTACGTCTACATCGACGTGACCCACCTCGGCGAGGACGTGCTCAACGAGAAGCTGCCCGACATCACCGAGTTCGCCCGCACCTACCTCGGCGTCGACCCGGTCACCGAGTACGTCCCGGTGTACCCGACCTGTCACTACGTGATGGGCGGTATCCCGACCAACATCGAGGGCCAGGTCCTGCGCAACAACGACGAGGTCGTGCACGGTCTGTACGCGGCGGGTGAATGCGCCTGTGTCTCGGTGCACGGCGCCAATCGCCTCGGTACCAACTCGCTGCTGGACATCAACGTCTTCGGACGTCGTGCCGGTATCGCCGCGGCCGAGTACGCCACGTCCGCCGACTTCGTCGAGCTGCCGGAGAACCCGACCCACATGGTCGACAACTGGCTGGAACTGATGTTGTCGGACCACGGACACGAACGCGTCGCCGACATCCGCACCGAACTGCAGGTGACGATGGACAACAATGCCTCGGTGTTCCGCACCGAGGAGACCCTGAAGCAGGCACTCACCGACGTCCACGCACTCAAGGAGCGCTACTCACACGTCCGTGTCCACGACAAGGGCAAGCGCTTCAACAGTGATCTCCTCGAAGCGATCGAGCTCGGCTTCCTGCTGGAGATGGCGGAGGTGACGGTGGTCGGCGCGCTGAACCGCAAGGAGTCACGCGGCGGTCACGCCCGCGAGGATTATCCCGACCGGGACGACGTCAACTACATGCGCCACACGATGGCCTACAAGAAGGGCACCGACCTTCTCTCGGACATCGAGTTGGATTACAAGCCCGTGGTGCAGACCCGCTACGAGCCGATGGAGCGTAAGTACTGA
- a CDS encoding succinate dehydrogenase hydrophobic membrane anchor subunit, which produces MTASQATPGAAKTLGTEYDRPASLDNPRAPRMRKGGNFEKYAWLFMRFSGLALIILTIGHMFIMLAWDDGVHRIDASFVAARWREPFWQIWDLTMLWLAQLHGGNGVRTVIADYSRKDSTRFWLNVLLGISMILVLVLGTYALLTFDVNSVG; this is translated from the coding sequence ATGACTGCATCGCAAGCCACTCCGGGTGCCGCCAAAACGCTGGGCACCGAGTACGACCGGCCCGCGAGTCTGGACAACCCGCGGGCGCCGCGCATGCGCAAGGGCGGCAACTTCGAGAAGTACGCCTGGCTGTTCATGCGCTTCTCGGGTCTGGCCCTGATCATCCTGACCATCGGTCACATGTTCATCATGCTCGCCTGGGACGACGGCGTGCACCGCATCGACGCCTCGTTCGTCGCGGCGCGGTGGCGTGAGCCGTTCTGGCAGATCTGGGATCTCACCATGCTCTGGCTCGCCCAGCTGCACGGTGGCAACGGCGTCCGGACCGTGATCGCGGACTACTCGCGCAAGGACTCCACCCGATTCTGGCTGAACGTGCTGCTCGGCATCTCGATGATCCTGGTGCTCGTGCTCGGCACGTACGCCCTGCTGACCTTCGACGTGAACAGCGTCGGCTAG
- a CDS encoding succinate dehydrogenase iron-sulfur subunit — protein MTAIMENPAPSSDEPPLPPVPDEATMVTLKIFRFNPENPDAQGFESFRVPALPTDRLLNLLLYVKGYLDGTLTFRRSCAHGVCGSDAMRINGVNRLACKLLMKDMLPKDNSKEITITIEPIKGLPVEKDLVVDMEPFFDAYRAIKPFLITSGNEPTRERIQSQHDRARFDDTTKCILCACCTTSCPVFWNEGSYFGPAAIVNAHRFIFDSRDEAAIERLDILNDVDGVWRCRTTFNCTDACPRGIQVTQAIQEVKRALMFSR, from the coding sequence ATGACAGCAATCATGGAGAACCCAGCGCCCTCGTCCGACGAGCCACCACTGCCGCCGGTTCCCGACGAGGCCACGATGGTGACCTTGAAGATCTTCCGGTTCAACCCGGAGAACCCCGACGCGCAGGGCTTCGAGAGCTTCCGCGTCCCGGCTCTGCCCACCGACCGCCTGCTCAACCTCCTGCTCTACGTGAAGGGCTACCTCGACGGCACCCTCACGTTCCGGCGCAGCTGCGCGCACGGCGTCTGTGGCTCCGACGCGATGCGCATCAACGGCGTGAACCGGCTGGCCTGCAAGCTCCTGATGAAGGACATGCTCCCGAAGGACAACAGCAAAGAGATCACCATCACCATCGAGCCCATCAAGGGCCTTCCGGTGGAGAAGGACCTCGTGGTCGACATGGAGCCGTTCTTCGACGCGTACCGCGCGATCAAGCCGTTCCTGATCACCTCCGGCAACGAGCCGACGCGTGAGCGCATCCAGAGCCAGCACGACCGTGCCCGCTTCGACGACACCACCAAGTGCATCCTCTGTGCCTGCTGCACCACGAGTTGCCCGGTGTTCTGGAACGAGGGCAGTTACTTCGGGCCCGCCGCCATCGTCAACGCGCACCGGTTCATCTTCGACAGTCGCGACGAAGCCGCCATCGAGCGCCTCGACATCCTCAACGACGTCGACGGCGTCTGGCGCTGCCGGACCACATTCAACTGCACCGACGCATGCCCCCGCGGCATCCAGGTGACCCAGGCGATCCAAGAGGTCAAGCGCGCCCTGATGTTCTCGCGCTGA
- a CDS encoding cytidine deaminase, whose amino-acid sequence MVPEIDWNLLRDKASSMIDRAYAPYSGFPVGASGLTLDGRLVLGCNVENVSYGLGICAEIALCAHLFATGGGRLIAVSVCDSRGGILMPCGRCRQVLLEHGGPGLEVDHPRGSTTLGHLLPDAFGPDDLAAGR is encoded by the coding sequence TTGGTTCCCGAAATTGACTGGAATCTGTTGCGGGACAAAGCATCATCGATGATCGATCGAGCCTACGCTCCGTATTCCGGATTTCCGGTCGGCGCGTCCGGGCTCACCCTCGATGGGCGCCTGGTTCTGGGCTGCAATGTGGAAAATGTCTCATACGGGCTCGGCATCTGCGCCGAGATCGCACTCTGCGCACATCTGTTCGCGACGGGCGGGGGACGGCTGATCGCGGTGTCGGTCTGCGACTCCCGAGGCGGGATCCTCATGCCCTGTGGTCGGTGCCGGCAGGTGCTGCTCGAGCACGGTGGTCCCGGGCTGGAGGTGGACCATCCGCGCGGGTCGACGACCCTGGGCCATCTGCTGCCCGATGCGTTCGGTCCCGATGATCTGGCGGCGGGCCGATGA
- a CDS encoding universal stress protein gives MSTDPTPRLAVGYLATPSGLDGIALAVVIARATGAAIDLICVVRPVGHDGQPGLREYQERLENQAAQWLADGAEHIPAGIETRTVVTVDDSFAEGLIGMAQRSKAAMIVVGGADDGLLRRHSLGTVSTELLHSSPLPVALAPRGYADNAAAQLDSITVAVPSKPGRSDPLPFAVAMAEHAGLDLRLLSLVSLDSPFDDETSRAAREVQVATARALLDKTRATVTGDLDVDVLVADGATLDEALNNLPWDDGDVVAIGSGHLGAARRVFLGSTAARILRWTTAPVIVVPRSG, from the coding sequence ATGTCTACTGATCCGACCCCACGACTCGCGGTCGGCTACCTGGCCACCCCGTCCGGTCTCGACGGGATCGCACTCGCGGTGGTGATCGCCCGGGCGACGGGCGCGGCCATCGATCTGATCTGCGTCGTCCGTCCGGTCGGACACGACGGCCAACCGGGCCTCCGCGAGTATCAGGAGCGGTTGGAGAACCAAGCCGCGCAATGGCTCGCCGACGGCGCCGAACACATACCGGCCGGTATCGAGACCCGGACCGTGGTGACCGTCGACGACTCGTTCGCCGAGGGCCTGATCGGGATGGCTCAGCGGTCCAAGGCGGCGATGATCGTGGTCGGTGGCGCCGATGACGGCCTGCTACGGAGACACAGCCTCGGGACCGTGAGCACCGAGTTGCTCCACTCGTCACCGCTACCGGTCGCCCTCGCGCCCCGGGGTTACGCCGACAATGCTGCGGCACAATTGGATTCGATCACGGTCGCGGTGCCGTCAAAGCCCGGCCGCAGCGACCCGCTGCCCTTCGCCGTCGCCATGGCCGAGCACGCCGGCCTGGATCTCCGACTGCTGTCGCTGGTCTCGCTCGACTCCCCGTTCGATGACGAGACCAGCCGCGCCGCGCGTGAAGTGCAGGTCGCGACCGCCCGCGCACTGCTCGACAAGACCCGCGCCACGGTGACCGGCGATCTCGACGTCGACGTGCTGGTGGCCGACGGTGCGACACTCGACGAAGCCCTGAACAACCTCCCGTGGGACGACGGTGACGTCGTGGCGATCGGCTCCGGTCATCTCGGCGCGGCCCGACGGGTCTTTCTCGGGAGCACGGCCGCCCGGATACTGCGCTGGACCACCGCGCCGGTCATCGTGGTGCCCAGGTCGGGATGA
- a CDS encoding gamma-aminobutyraldehyde dehydrogenase → MSPIRDVPSGWIGGKAFAGSGSQYAVIDPATDEVAASLTLCTAHDVDTAVDSARSAQPGWGAATPAERAGVLASLGRALAADARLLADEEVRHTGKPIRLATEFDVPGCVDNVDFFAGAARHLDGKAAAEYSGDHTSSIRREPVGVVGSITPWNYPLQMAVWKVLPALAAGCAVVLKPAEITPLTTLTLARLAGEAGLPDGVLNIVVGSGAEVGAAIAGHRGVDMVTFTGSTAVGRMVMSQAAANGTRVQLELGGKAPFVVFDDADMTAAVHGAVAAALINAGQDCTAATRAIVAEARYDEFVDGVADLMAGVVMGDPYDPATDLGSLISRSHRDKVAAMVDRARRSDARVVTGGAVPDGPGAFFPPTLVADVAEDSEIYRDEVFGPVLTASPFTDDDDAIRRANDTVYGLAASAWTRDVYRAQRASREIHAGCVWINDHIPIVSEMPHGGFGASGFGKDMSTYSLDEYLATKHVMSDITGVAEKPWHRTVFAGAR, encoded by the coding sequence ATGTCACCCATCAGAGACGTTCCGTCGGGCTGGATTGGCGGAAAGGCCTTCGCCGGGTCGGGTTCGCAGTACGCCGTCATCGATCCGGCGACCGACGAGGTGGCTGCGTCACTGACCCTGTGTACCGCCCACGACGTCGACACGGCGGTCGATTCCGCCCGATCCGCCCAACCGGGTTGGGGTGCGGCGACGCCCGCGGAACGCGCGGGAGTGCTGGCATCGCTCGGGCGAGCACTCGCGGCCGATGCGCGTCTGCTCGCCGACGAGGAGGTTCGTCATACCGGCAAGCCGATTCGTCTGGCCACGGAGTTCGATGTTCCGGGGTGTGTCGACAACGTCGACTTCTTCGCGGGGGCCGCTCGCCATCTCGACGGCAAGGCCGCCGCCGAGTACTCGGGTGATCACACGTCGTCGATCCGGCGGGAACCGGTCGGCGTCGTCGGTTCCATCACGCCGTGGAACTACCCGCTGCAGATGGCGGTCTGGAAGGTGCTGCCCGCACTTGCCGCCGGGTGCGCGGTGGTCCTCAAGCCCGCCGAGATCACTCCGCTGACAACTCTCACACTGGCTCGTCTCGCCGGCGAGGCCGGTCTGCCCGATGGCGTACTCAACATCGTGGTGGGCAGCGGCGCCGAGGTCGGCGCGGCCATCGCCGGTCATCGCGGGGTCGACATGGTGACCTTCACCGGCTCGACGGCCGTGGGTCGGATGGTCATGTCACAGGCCGCCGCGAACGGTACGCGCGTACAACTCGAGCTCGGCGGCAAGGCGCCCTTCGTGGTCTTCGACGATGCGGACATGACCGCGGCGGTGCACGGTGCGGTGGCCGCGGCGCTCATCAACGCGGGGCAGGACTGCACCGCTGCCACCCGCGCCATCGTCGCCGAGGCCCGCTACGACGAGTTCGTCGACGGCGTGGCCGATCTGATGGCCGGCGTCGTCATGGGAGATCCCTATGACCCGGCAACAGACCTGGGTTCGCTCATCTCGCGCAGCCACCGCGACAAGGTCGCCGCGATGGTCGATCGTGCGCGTCGGTCGGACGCGCGAGTGGTCACCGGCGGGGCCGTCCCGGATGGCCCGGGGGCATTCTTCCCGCCGACCCTGGTCGCCGATGTCGCGGAGGACTCCGAGATCTATCGCGATGAGGTTTTCGGCCCGGTGCTGACGGCGAGCCCCTTCACCGACGACGACGATGCGATCCGCCGAGCCAACGACACCGTGTACGGGTTGGCCGCGTCGGCGTGGACACGCGACGTGTACCGGGCGCAGCGTGCCTCCCGCGAGATCCATGCGGGCTGTGTCTGGATCAACGACCACATTCCGATCGTCAGCGAGATGCCCCACGGGGGATTTGGAGCATCCGGCTTCGGCAAGGACATGTCCACCTACTCCCTCGACGAGTACCTCGCGACCAAGCACGTGATGAGCGACATCACCGGGGTGGCCGAGAAGCCTTGGCACCGAACCGTGTTCGCCGGCGCGAGATGA
- a CDS encoding APC family permease — MAETVHAEIHAGEKGLRAGSIGLLGNVIIGLSAVAPAYSLAATLGYVVAAVHTKAPAMFVLAFIPMLLVAFAYRELSQDTPDCGTTFTWGTKAFGPWIGWIGGWGLAVSAIIVLANVAEIAAVYLLKFLGLDTLAETLWVKVLLGCLFIAAMTWISIRGIVISERIQAVLMFVQFAVLILASVIALVKVGFGTAGPQAISPELGWLWPGGLTQSEIAAAVILCIFIYWGWDACLAIGEETKDPAKTPGRAAVITCIILVATYVLVAYAIESFAGFGETGIGLNNPENTDDVLTTLGEPVAGGVMSAALLLTVSISALSSTQSTILPTARGSLSMAVYKALPERFAQIHPRYMTPAFGTAVMGISALTFYLVLSFLSQNTLGDSIASLGLAVAFYYGITAFSCVWYFRRTLFSSARHFFMRGLFPLLGGIAMAWAFVKSAIDMIAPDYGSTSIGGVGGVFILGVGMLVLGVPLMLACYAHNSSFFKGQTLDANTEVKVPDVY; from the coding sequence ATGGCAGAAACCGTGCACGCCGAGATCCACGCGGGTGAGAAAGGCCTCCGGGCCGGCTCCATCGGTCTGCTCGGGAATGTCATCATCGGGCTGTCGGCGGTCGCGCCGGCCTACAGCCTCGCCGCCACCCTGGGCTACGTGGTGGCCGCCGTCCACACCAAGGCCCCGGCGATGTTCGTCCTCGCCTTCATCCCGATGCTCCTGGTCGCCTTCGCCTACCGTGAACTCTCCCAGGACACCCCCGACTGCGGCACCACCTTCACGTGGGGCACCAAGGCCTTCGGGCCGTGGATCGGCTGGATCGGCGGCTGGGGACTTGCCGTCTCGGCCATCATCGTCCTGGCGAATGTCGCCGAGATCGCCGCCGTCTACCTACTGAAGTTCCTCGGCCTGGACACTCTCGCCGAGACCCTCTGGGTCAAGGTCCTGCTGGGCTGCCTTTTCATCGCGGCGATGACCTGGATCAGCATTCGCGGAATCGTCATCAGCGAGCGTATACAGGCCGTGCTGATGTTCGTCCAGTTCGCCGTGCTGATCCTCGCGAGTGTGATCGCACTGGTGAAAGTCGGCTTCGGCACCGCGGGCCCGCAGGCCATCTCCCCCGAGCTCGGCTGGCTGTGGCCCGGCGGTCTGACCCAATCCGAGATCGCCGCCGCCGTGATCCTCTGCATCTTCATTTATTGGGGATGGGACGCGTGTCTGGCCATCGGTGAAGAGACCAAGGATCCCGCGAAGACTCCCGGTCGGGCCGCAGTGATCACCTGCATCATCCTGGTCGCCACGTACGTGCTGGTCGCCTATGCGATCGAGTCGTTCGCGGGTTTCGGCGAGACCGGCATCGGACTGAACAACCCGGAGAACACCGACGACGTGCTCACCACCCTGGGCGAACCCGTCGCCGGCGGCGTGATGTCCGCAGCACTACTGCTCACGGTCAGCATCTCGGCCCTGTCCTCCACCCAGTCGACCATCCTGCCCACTGCTCGCGGCAGTTTGTCGATGGCCGTCTACAAGGCGCTCCCGGAGCGATTCGCCCAGATACATCCCCGCTACATGACGCCGGCATTCGGCACGGCCGTCATGGGCATCTCGGCATTGACGTTCTACCTGGTGCTGTCATTCCTCAGCCAGAACACACTCGGCGACTCCATCGCATCGTTGGGGCTGGCCGTGGCGTTCTACTACGGCATCACCGCGTTCTCCTGCGTCTGGTACTTCCGGCGGACACTGTTCTCCTCGGCACGTCACTTCTTCATGCGCGGACTGTTCCCCTTGCTGGGCGGCATCGCGATGGCCTGGGCGTTCGTCAAGAGTGCGATCGACATGATCGCGCCGGACTACGGGTCCACGTCGATCGGTGGTGTCGGCGGTGTGTTCATCCTCGGCGTCGGCATGCTGGTCCTCGGCGTACCCCTGATGCTGGCCTGCTACGCGCACAACAGCAGCTTCTTCAAGGGCCAGACCCTCGATGCGAACACCGAAGTGAAGGTGCCCGATGTCTACTGA
- the sdhC gene encoding succinate dehydrogenase, cytochrome b556 subunit yields MSTPTEVAPDPVRKRSLYRGDPGMWSWVLHRITGVTIFFFLFVHVLDTAVIRIDPNKYSEVIETYKTPIIGLMEIALVACVLYHAFNGVRIILIDFWSKGPKYQRQMLWAIVTIFVIVFGAAAIRLLQILITHSF; encoded by the coding sequence ATGAGCACCCCGACCGAGGTAGCACCGGACCCGGTGCGCAAACGCTCCCTGTATCGCGGCGACCCAGGCATGTGGTCGTGGGTGTTGCACCGGATCACCGGTGTCACCATCTTCTTCTTCTTATTCGTCCACGTGCTGGACACCGCGGTCATCCGGATCGATCCGAATAAGTACTCCGAGGTCATCGAGACCTACAAGACGCCGATCATCGGCCTGATGGAGATCGCGCTCGTCGCCTGCGTGCTGTATCACGCGTTCAACGGCGTCCGCATCATCCTGATCGACTTCTGGTCGAAGGGCCCCAAGTACCAGCGGCAGATGCTGTGGGCGATCGTGACCATCTTCGTCATCGTGTTCGGAGCGGCGGCCATTCGCCTGCTGCAGATCCTGATCACCCACTCGTTCTAG
- a CDS encoding type 1 glutamine amidotransferase has protein sequence MTTPRIRVLELRHAEVETPGAYSTALDELADVETVRAWREPLPDKTTGFDAIIVMGGPMGVGDADAIPWIASEIAFLRDAVADGLPVWGVCLGSQLLAAALGADVFGGDEPEIGVREVTLNSDGIADPVWGATPSAAFETVQWHFDTFALPAGATLLAGSAAYPNQLFRYGNSYGVQFHLEAGGTLIRRWLHGESRNEVEAAIGSAAADQFGDDAEIAEAVTAPLSATVMRRWLASVAPHRPAG, from the coding sequence ATGACAACCCCGCGAATCCGTGTGCTGGAACTGCGGCACGCCGAAGTCGAGACGCCCGGCGCTTACTCGACCGCGCTCGACGAACTCGCCGATGTCGAGACGGTCCGCGCCTGGCGGGAACCGTTGCCGGACAAGACGACCGGATTCGACGCCATCATCGTGATGGGCGGACCCATGGGTGTCGGGGACGCCGATGCGATCCCGTGGATCGCATCGGAGATCGCCTTTCTGCGCGACGCGGTCGCCGACGGGCTCCCGGTGTGGGGAGTCTGCCTCGGCTCGCAGCTACTCGCGGCGGCGCTGGGCGCCGATGTCTTCGGGGGCGACGAGCCCGAGATCGGCGTGCGAGAGGTGACGCTGAACAGCGACGGCATCGCCGACCCGGTGTGGGGCGCTACGCCGTCGGCCGCGTTCGAGACTGTCCAGTGGCATTTCGACACCTTCGCACTCCCTGCCGGGGCCACGTTGCTGGCCGGCTCGGCGGCGTACCCGAATCAGTTGTTCCGGTACGGCAACAGCTATGGGGTCCAGTTCCATCTGGAGGCAGGCGGAACCCTCATCCGCCGCTGGCTGCACGGGGAATCCCGCAACGAGGTCGAGGCCGCGATCGGAAGTGCCGCCGCGGATCAGTTCGGTGACGATGCTGAGATCGCCGAGGCGGTGACCGCGCCGCTGTCGGCCACGGTCATGCGACGCTGGCTGGCCTCGGTGGCGCCCCACCGGCCTGCCGGGTGA
- a CDS encoding NAD(P)/FAD-dependent oxidoreductase, producing MSWASEPTARGTAMVAQARPVPYWLDRPERPEPRPRLTGAVSADLLIVGGGFTGLWAAVQAAEQNPRRRVVLVERDRIAEHASGRNGGFCSASITHGLANGLDRFPDEMPELLRMGRQTLDDIEAAVERLGIDADLERTGELDIANFDWQVADLQESSSQAALLGIDLPLLPGPEAQERVSSPMVVAATLDRDVVMLDPAKLAWGLAAAAERLGVQIFEHTEVAGLFSVGERIRASVSYGEVDAAAVILATSASPSRIRRLRPYTVPVWDYALMTEPLTPVQRAAIGWSGREGLADCGPRFHYFRLTADDRILFGGWDALYHYGSDAGPRHEFEPGEFGLLGEHLLQFFPQLDGIRATHTWGGVIDTCSRFCAFWDRAHEGRVVSVVGFTGLGVGASHFGARTALDLVDGLDTERTRLKMVRTKPVPFPPEPLRWIGITATRHQLARSERREGKRGAWLTLMDKVGLGFDS from the coding sequence ATGAGCTGGGCGAGCGAGCCGACCGCGCGCGGGACGGCGATGGTGGCGCAGGCCAGGCCGGTCCCGTACTGGCTCGACCGGCCCGAACGGCCCGAGCCGCGGCCACGCCTGACCGGGGCGGTGTCCGCTGACCTCCTGATCGTCGGTGGTGGTTTCACCGGATTGTGGGCTGCGGTGCAGGCCGCCGAGCAGAACCCACGCCGACGAGTGGTCCTGGTGGAGCGGGACCGGATAGCCGAGCATGCGTCGGGCCGTAATGGCGGCTTCTGCTCGGCGAGCATCACCCACGGCCTGGCCAACGGTCTCGACAGGTTTCCCGACGAGATGCCCGAACTCCTGCGGATGGGCCGGCAGACCCTCGACGACATCGAGGCCGCCGTCGAGCGACTGGGTATCGATGCCGACCTCGAGCGAACCGGCGAGCTCGACATCGCGAACTTCGACTGGCAGGTGGCAGACCTGCAGGAGTCGTCGTCACAGGCGGCATTGCTCGGCATCGACCTGCCGTTGCTGCCGGGGCCGGAGGCGCAGGAACGGGTCTCGTCGCCGATGGTGGTCGCGGCCACCCTCGATCGTGACGTCGTGATGCTCGACCCGGCGAAGCTCGCGTGGGGGCTCGCGGCAGCGGCGGAACGACTGGGCGTGCAGATCTTCGAGCACACCGAGGTCGCCGGTCTCTTCTCGGTGGGTGAGCGGATCCGTGCTTCGGTCTCCTACGGTGAGGTCGATGCGGCCGCGGTCATCCTCGCGACGTCGGCCAGTCCGTCGCGGATTCGTCGTCTCCGCCCGTACACGGTGCCGGTCTGGGACTACGCGCTCATGACCGAGCCGCTCACCCCGGTGCAGCGGGCGGCGATCGGATGGTCGGGCCGCGAAGGCCTCGCCGACTGCGGTCCGAGGTTCCACTACTTCCGGCTCACCGCCGACGATCGCATCCTCTTCGGGGGCTGGGATGCCCTTTACCACTACGGGTCCGATGCCGGTCCGCGGCACGAGTTCGAGCCGGGGGAGTTCGGACTGCTGGGCGAGCATCTGCTGCAGTTCTTCCCGCAGCTCGACGGGATACGCGCCACCCATACCTGGGGTGGGGTCATCGACACCTGTTCACGTTTCTGCGCGTTCTGGGACCGGGCCCACGAGGGCCGTGTGGTGAGCGTGGTCGGGTTCACCGGGCTCGGTGTCGGTGCGTCGCACTTCGGCGCCCGGACCGCGCTCGATCTCGTGGACGGCCTCGACACCGAGCGCACACGTCTGAAGATGGTGCGCACCAAGCCCGTTCCGTTCCCTCCGGAACCGCTGCGGTGGATCGGGATCACCGCCACCCGACATCAGCTCGCGCGAAGCGAACGCCGCGAAGGAAAGCGCGGCGCGTGGCTCACCCTGATGGACAAGGTGGGGTTGGGCTTCGACAGCTGA